A window from Nitrospira sp. ND1 encodes these proteins:
- a CDS encoding VCBS repeat-containing protein: MTADRRGIKIRSFFGVGPVLLAGLIMLSACSKADPYVPPDPFYYFASYPVGKNPTTVTTADFNRDQITDLITTNISSNTISLLFGNGDGTFRDQVQVKVCQEPRSLAINDFNHDDQLDVVLACSGSDQVSILFGRGNGKFEDGPQYPVHRTPVSVSSEDVNGDGHPDLAVALRNDKVKIFLGSAGGTFRPGFQYEYGDTPTSVALKDLNQDGKPDLVVTNGGPMLSAVSVWIGNGDGTFRDPKDYKTGRRPLGVSFADFNNDSLPDLLVINGEGDSFTTLLGNGDATFQPGKDSGADASPNFGAAHDFDGDHIADVAIVNLQSTDLSILFGRGDGTFHYPPRNYRTRNGPFAVASYRVSADNMEEPGLVTADNGAGSVSVFLHHGRKGQASAAGRAGE, encoded by the coding sequence ATGACCGCCGACCGTCGGGGCATCAAGATTCGGTCGTTCTTCGGTGTTGGACCGGTGTTATTGGCCGGGTTGATCATGCTTTCCGCCTGTTCGAAGGCCGATCCCTACGTTCCGCCCGACCCTTTCTACTACTTTGCCAGTTACCCGGTCGGTAAGAATCCGACCACCGTCACCACAGCCGACTTCAATCGCGACCAAATCACGGACCTTATCACCACCAACATATCGAGCAATACGATTTCGCTGTTGTTCGGCAACGGCGACGGCACGTTTCGAGATCAGGTTCAGGTGAAGGTGTGTCAGGAGCCCCGCTCCCTGGCCATCAACGACTTTAATCACGATGACCAACTCGATGTGGTGCTTGCCTGCTCGGGGAGTGATCAGGTCTCGATCCTGTTCGGACGAGGCAACGGGAAGTTCGAAGATGGGCCGCAGTATCCGGTCCATCGTACGCCGGTCTCTGTGTCCAGCGAGGATGTGAACGGTGACGGTCATCCCGATCTGGCGGTGGCGCTGCGCAACGACAAAGTGAAGATTTTTCTCGGGAGTGCCGGCGGAACCTTTCGTCCCGGCTTTCAATATGAATACGGCGACACACCCACGTCGGTGGCATTGAAAGATCTCAACCAGGACGGCAAACCGGATTTGGTGGTCACGAATGGCGGACCGATGTTAAGTGCCGTATCTGTGTGGATCGGCAATGGCGATGGGACATTTCGGGATCCCAAAGACTATAAGACCGGGCGCCGGCCGCTTGGCGTCAGCTTCGCGGATTTTAACAACGATTCTCTGCCTGATCTGTTAGTCATCAACGGAGAAGGGGACAGCTTCACCACATTGTTGGGCAATGGGGATGCCACCTTCCAGCCCGGTAAGGATTCCGGCGCCGATGCCAGCCCGAATTTCGGGGCGGCTCACGATTTTGACGGCGACCATATTGCGGATGTGGCCATCGTGAATCTGCAATCGACCGATCTCTCCATTCTCTTCGGGCGAGGCGACGGCACGTTTCATTATCCGCCTCGCAATTACCGTACGAGGAACGGACCCTTTGCCGTGGCGAGTTACCGTGTCTCTGCCGATAACATGGAAGAGCCTGGTCTGGTGACGGCGGATAACGGCGCGGGTAGTGTGTCGGTGTTCCTGCATCACGGGCGAAAGGGGCAAGCTTCGGCGGCCGGTCGCGCGGGCGAATAG